The following proteins come from a genomic window of Kitasatospora sp. NBC_01246:
- a CDS encoding acyltransferase family protein, whose protein sequence is MFAATAAGAAPSAGGAAADPDPAADLVLLTAAGTAVAAQAQPAEEPRKRAAFRPDIEGLRGVAVLAVLAFHAAVPAFTGGYVGVDIFFVISGFLITGLLLARPIGLRDFAARRARRILPAAAVVLVATALAGGALLDPLRGTDLARDLIASAGQFANWRFVGQQTDYLGAERDPSPLQHFWSLGVENQFYLLWGVLLLGLARYLRGRRRTAAIAVATTAIGGVSLLLCIRWTAGSAPLGYFSTASRLWEFAAGACAAMLGSALAGWLPRAGRSGRPVGRALRLLGWAGAAAVVVAVLRYDRNTPFPGSAALLPVLGTAAVLLAGPAHRALGATDVGRLLAARPLRAAGRLSYVWYLWHWPVLTIAQARYGALPWTTLVALTAASAVPAWLTMRLVEQPLRYGSSPAPRRGLAVGASALVIPLIAGLTLGGGTVRALGDTTGPIAVPAGAVDGPALLAPGSRVLSLTPSLARAREDFPPGHGCEIPLGAENSPRCLFGAEDSPDRIVLIGDSHAGQWISGALALAGQRNWALEVLVKPGCPLATLTVRNNVLGRTFDECDRWRENTFTRLATGPKPRLIVMAGLNRYGSGPERAEGWSRTLDRLSAIGAPLAYLGDTPMPGKDIPTCLAASDGRSDACFFPRETAFEQDPLLAGGLAERYRVRVLDLGPLLCPETGPDCPAVLEGVVLYRDAGHITDTLAKVLAPRLDKGLLPAG, encoded by the coding sequence GTGTTCGCCGCCACCGCCGCCGGCGCCGCGCCGAGTGCCGGCGGTGCGGCCGCCGACCCCGACCCTGCGGCCGACCTCGTGCTGCTGACGGCAGCCGGCACCGCCGTGGCGGCGCAGGCGCAGCCGGCCGAGGAGCCCCGGAAGCGGGCGGCCTTCCGCCCCGACATCGAAGGACTGCGCGGCGTCGCCGTCCTCGCCGTCCTCGCCTTCCACGCCGCCGTGCCGGCGTTCACCGGCGGCTACGTCGGCGTCGACATCTTCTTCGTCATCTCCGGATTCCTCATCACCGGCCTGCTGCTGGCCCGACCGATCGGCCTCCGGGACTTCGCCGCCCGCCGCGCCCGCCGGATTCTGCCCGCCGCCGCGGTCGTCCTGGTCGCCACCGCACTGGCCGGCGGCGCGCTGCTCGACCCGCTGCGCGGCACCGACCTGGCCCGGGACCTGATCGCCTCGGCCGGCCAGTTCGCCAACTGGCGGTTCGTCGGCCAGCAGACCGACTACCTCGGCGCCGAGCGCGACCCGAGCCCGCTCCAGCACTTCTGGTCGCTCGGCGTGGAGAACCAGTTCTACCTGCTCTGGGGCGTGCTGCTGCTCGGCCTCGCCCGCTACCTGAGGGGCCGCCGGCGCACCGCCGCGATCGCCGTCGCGACCACCGCGATCGGTGGCGTCTCGCTGCTGCTCTGCATCCGCTGGACGGCCGGCTCCGCGCCGCTCGGCTACTTCTCGACCGCCAGCCGGCTCTGGGAGTTCGCCGCCGGTGCCTGCGCCGCCATGCTCGGCTCGGCCCTCGCCGGGTGGCTGCCCCGGGCCGGCCGCTCCGGACGGCCGGTCGGCCGGGCCCTGCGTCTGCTCGGCTGGGCCGGTGCGGCGGCGGTCGTGGTCGCCGTCCTCCGGTACGACCGCAACACCCCCTTCCCCGGCAGCGCCGCCCTGCTGCCCGTCCTCGGCACCGCCGCCGTGCTGCTCGCCGGACCCGCGCACCGCGCGCTCGGCGCCACCGACGTCGGCCGGCTGCTCGCGGCCCGTCCGCTGCGAGCCGCCGGCCGGCTCTCCTACGTCTGGTACCTCTGGCACTGGCCGGTGCTGACCATCGCCCAGGCCCGCTACGGCGCGCTGCCCTGGACCACCCTGGTCGCGCTCACGGCGGCGAGCGCCGTCCCGGCCTGGCTGACCATGCGGCTGGTCGAACAGCCGCTGCGCTACGGCAGCAGCCCGGCCCCTCGCCGGGGTCTGGCGGTCGGTGCCAGCGCGCTGGTGATCCCGCTGATCGCCGGGCTGACCCTGGGCGGCGGAACCGTCCGGGCCCTCGGCGACACCACCGGGCCGATCGCCGTCCCGGCCGGCGCGGTCGACGGCCCCGCCCTGCTCGCCCCCGGCAGCCGGGTCCTGAGCCTGACGCCCTCGCTGGCCCGGGCCCGCGAGGACTTCCCCCCGGGGCACGGCTGCGAGATCCCGCTCGGCGCCGAGAACAGCCCGCGCTGCCTGTTCGGCGCGGAGGACAGCCCCGACCGGATCGTGCTGATCGGCGACTCGCACGCGGGCCAGTGGATCTCGGGCGCGCTCGCCCTGGCCGGGCAGCGGAACTGGGCCCTGGAGGTGCTCGTCAAGCCGGGCTGCCCGCTGGCCACCCTGACCGTGCGCAACAACGTCCTCGGCCGGACCTTCGACGAGTGCGACCGCTGGCGCGAGAACACCTTCACCCGGCTGGCCACCGGTCCCAAGCCACGGCTGATCGTGATGGCCGGCCTCAACCGGTACGGCAGCGGGCCGGAGCGCGCCGAGGGCTGGAGCCGCACGCTGGACCGCCTCTCGGCCATCGGCGCGCCGCTCGCCTACCTCGGCGACACGCCGATGCCCGGCAAGGACATCCCGACCTGCCTGGCAGCCTCGGACGGCCGCTCGGACGCCTGCTTCTTCCCCCGGGAGACGGCCTTCGAGCAGGACCCGCTGCTCGCCGGCGGGCTCGCCGAGCGCTACCGCGTCCGGGTGCTGGACCTCGGGCCGCTGCTCTGCCCCGAGACCGGTCCGGACTGCCCGGCGGTCCTGGAGGGGGTGGTGCTCTACCGGGACGCGGGGCACATCACCGACACGCTGGCGAAGGTGCTGGCGCCCCGGTTGGACAAGGGGCTGCTGCCGGCGGGGTGA
- a CDS encoding glycosyltransferase family 2 protein produces MPVLHGTAMPASDTGPRLAVADDSLRLPSPPDDQELYWYFGPQRRWVLLCATLSYTGATVTLGLFALSRPLLWPFLVLTVLNAVTWVLSLADGQRARRFTRDSHDLLLRAWQPARHPGVDLLLPTAGEPLAVLDNAYRHTAAVRWPGALTVLVLDDAARPEVRELAESYGFQYRARPDRGRFKKAGNLNHGLAEGNGDIIAVLDADFCPRPDFLHHLVPYLDTPEVGIVQSPQCFDTDPDMSWLERAAGATQEIFYRWIQPSRDAQDGTVCCGTNALYRRAALERVGGFAEIDHSEDLYTGLSLARAGWTTRYVPALVAKGMSPTGLPAFISQQYRWCLGSLALVGDPGFRSGPLSRSARLCFWNGILGYLTSAVNVFAIPLPALIMLFFAPDEIEPWQVLPFLPPIWVALVLLPAMSRTRWRFEVTRVQLLGGLCHVVAIAHALRRRSADWVPTGAVSGGSSLARTVARIGVGWLGLVVVAGAVGLGRAVALHGWQPYWALVGLLGLTAHTMIPLVRSLWPLLRGGKGGDVAAPVRRATGGDTVRGTAAERAAADLRFGRAEAVAVTAVLLLCGLLASGWADPLLF; encoded by the coding sequence ATGCCCGTACTCCATGGCACCGCCATGCCCGCATCCGACACCGGTCCGCGCCTCGCCGTCGCGGACGACTCGCTGCGACTGCCCAGCCCACCCGACGATCAGGAGCTCTACTGGTACTTCGGCCCGCAGCGCCGCTGGGTGCTGCTCTGCGCCACCCTCTCCTACACCGGCGCGACCGTCACGCTCGGCCTCTTCGCACTCAGCCGGCCGCTGCTCTGGCCCTTCCTGGTGCTGACCGTCCTCAACGCCGTGACCTGGGTGCTCTCCCTGGCCGACGGCCAGCGGGCGCGCCGGTTCACCCGTGACTCGCACGACCTGCTGCTGCGCGCCTGGCAGCCCGCCCGCCACCCCGGCGTCGACCTGCTGCTGCCCACCGCCGGCGAGCCGCTGGCCGTGCTGGACAACGCCTACCGCCACACCGCCGCCGTCCGCTGGCCGGGCGCGCTGACCGTCCTCGTCCTGGACGACGCCGCCCGTCCCGAAGTGCGCGAACTCGCCGAGTCCTACGGCTTCCAGTACCGGGCCCGGCCCGACCGGGGCCGGTTCAAGAAGGCCGGCAACCTCAACCACGGCCTGGCCGAGGGCAACGGCGACATCATCGCCGTCCTCGACGCCGACTTCTGCCCGCGCCCCGACTTCCTGCACCACCTGGTGCCCTACCTCGACACCCCCGAGGTCGGCATCGTGCAGAGCCCCCAGTGCTTCGACACCGACCCGGACATGTCGTGGCTGGAGCGGGCGGCCGGCGCGACCCAGGAGATCTTCTACCGCTGGATCCAGCCCTCCCGCGACGCCCAGGACGGCACCGTCTGCTGCGGCACCAACGCGCTCTACCGGCGCGCCGCGCTGGAGCGGGTCGGCGGCTTCGCCGAGATCGACCACAGCGAGGACCTCTACACCGGCCTCTCGCTGGCACGCGCCGGGTGGACCACCCGCTACGTCCCCGCGCTGGTCGCCAAGGGCATGTCGCCCACCGGCCTGCCCGCCTTCATCAGCCAGCAGTACCGCTGGTGCCTCGGCTCGCTCGCCCTGGTCGGCGATCCCGGCTTCCGCAGCGGGCCGCTCAGCCGCTCGGCCCGGCTCTGCTTCTGGAACGGCATCCTCGGCTACCTGACCAGCGCGGTGAACGTCTTCGCCATCCCGCTGCCGGCCCTGATCATGCTGTTCTTCGCGCCCGACGAGATCGAGCCCTGGCAGGTCCTGCCGTTCCTGCCGCCGATCTGGGTCGCCCTCGTCCTGCTGCCCGCGATGTCCCGCACCCGCTGGCGCTTCGAGGTCACCCGGGTCCAACTCCTCGGCGGGCTCTGCCACGTGGTCGCCATCGCGCACGCGCTGCGCCGCCGCAGCGCCGACTGGGTGCCCACCGGTGCCGTCTCCGGCGGCAGCTCGCTGGCCCGCACGGTCGCCCGGATCGGGGTCGGCTGGCTCGGCCTGGTCGTGGTCGCCGGGGCCGTGGGTCTCGGCCGGGCCGTCGCGCTGCACGGCTGGCAGCCGTACTGGGCGCTGGTGGGGCTGCTCGGGCTCACCGCCCACACGATGATCCCGCTCGTCCGGTCCCTCTGGCCGCTGCTGCGCGGCGGCAAGGGCGGCGACGTCGCCGCGCCCGTTCGGCGCGCCACCGGCGGGGACACCGTCCGGGGAACCGCCGCCGAGCGGGCGGCCGCCGATCTGCGCTTCGGGCGCGCCGAGGCCGTCGCCGTCACCGCCGTCCTGCTGCTCTGCGGCCTGCTGGCCTCCGGCTGGGCGGACCCGCTGCTCTTCTGA
- a CDS encoding GNAT family N-acetyltransferase, giving the protein MPATTPDTARPEADSLDFRTATVADVPALLALVESAYRGDASRAGWTTEADLLDGQRTDVEGVTAAVTHPDGVVLLVERAGELVACCQLERRGPTAYFGMFSVSPGRQGGGVGRAVLEEAARFVAREWGAVELEMTVIEQRADLIAWYERRGFHRTGVYSPFPYGDERFGVPRRPDLRFEKLVKDLTEQ; this is encoded by the coding sequence GTGCCCGCGACCACCCCGGACACCGCCCGGCCCGAGGCGGACAGCCTCGACTTCCGTACCGCGACCGTGGCCGACGTGCCCGCGCTGCTCGCCCTCGTCGAGTCCGCCTACCGCGGCGACGCCAGCCGGGCGGGCTGGACCACCGAGGCCGATCTGCTGGACGGCCAGCGCACCGATGTCGAGGGCGTCACCGCCGCCGTCACCCACCCCGACGGCGTGGTGCTGCTCGTCGAGCGCGCCGGCGAGCTGGTCGCCTGCTGCCAGCTCGAACGCCGGGGCCCGACCGCCTACTTCGGCATGTTCTCGGTGAGCCCCGGCCGGCAGGGCGGCGGCGTCGGGCGGGCCGTGCTGGAGGAGGCCGCGCGGTTCGTCGCGCGGGAGTGGGGCGCCGTCGAGCTGGAGATGACGGTGATCGAGCAGCGTGCCGACCTGATCGCCTGGTACGAGCGCCGGGGCTTCCACCGCACCGGCGTCTACTCGCCGTTCCCCTACGGCGACGAGCGTTTCGGCGTCCCGCGCCGCCCCGACCTGCGGTTCGAGAAGCTGGTGAAGGACCTTACCGAGCAGTAA
- a CDS encoding phytoene desaturase family protein: protein MSDAIVVGSGPNGLAAAVTLAERGLAVTVLEAAAEIGGGARSGEATLPGVLHDHCSAVHPFGIASPFLRSADLARHGLRWRLPEVDLAHPLDGGDAVTAGRSVRVTARALGPDGAAWLRLFGDLSEGFDELAEDTLRPIVRVPAHPVRLARFGSRALLPATVLARRWHTERARALFAGAAAHSFQPLDRPLTSAAGLLLIAAAHHRGWPVAEGGSGAITAALAGRLRELGGRIETGVRVTSLVELRPCPVVLLDVAPRAAAAICGPALPRPVRRAYLRYRHGPAAFKVDFAVAGGIPWRNADCRRAGTVHVGGTLEEVAFAEGEVARGRMPQRPFLVVAQQYLADPGRSAGDVHPVHAYAHVPHGYPGDVEGLLVAGIERFAPGFRHRILASVATGPGELERRNPNDVGGDICTGANGPVRTVLRPRTAPHPYDTGIPGVYLCSAATPPGAGVHGMCGANAARAALRAVTRGGPG, encoded by the coding sequence ATGAGCGACGCGATCGTGGTCGGCTCCGGCCCCAACGGCCTCGCTGCCGCCGTCACCCTGGCCGAACGCGGCCTCGCCGTCACCGTCCTGGAGGCGGCGGCGGAGATCGGCGGCGGCGCCCGGAGTGGTGAGGCCACCCTCCCCGGGGTGCTGCACGACCACTGCTCCGCCGTGCACCCCTTCGGGATCGCCTCGCCGTTCCTGCGCTCCGCCGACCTCGCCCGCCACGGCCTGCGCTGGCGGCTGCCCGAGGTCGACCTGGCCCACCCGCTGGACGGCGGCGACGCCGTCACCGCCGGACGGTCCGTACGCGTCACCGCCCGCGCCCTGGGGCCGGACGGCGCGGCCTGGCTGCGCCTGTTCGGGGACCTGTCGGAAGGCTTCGACGAGCTGGCCGAGGACACCCTGCGCCCGATCGTCCGGGTACCCGCCCACCCGGTGCGGCTCGCTCGGTTCGGCAGCCGGGCCCTCCTGCCGGCGACCGTGCTCGCCCGCCGCTGGCACACCGAACGGGCCCGCGCCCTGTTCGCCGGGGCCGCGGCGCACAGCTTCCAGCCACTGGACCGGCCGCTGACCTCCGCGGCCGGACTGCTGCTGATCGCCGCCGCGCACCACCGCGGCTGGCCGGTCGCCGAGGGCGGCTCGGGCGCGATCACGGCGGCCCTGGCCGGGCGGCTGCGCGAGCTGGGCGGCCGGATCGAGACCGGGGTGCGGGTGACCTCGCTGGTCGAGCTGCGCCCGTGCCCGGTCGTCCTGCTCGACGTGGCCCCCCGCGCGGCCGCGGCGATCTGCGGGCCCGCCCTGCCGCGCCCCGTCCGGCGCGCGTACCTGCGCTACCGGCACGGGCCGGCGGCCTTCAAGGTGGACTTCGCGGTGGCGGGCGGCATCCCGTGGCGAAACGCGGACTGCCGCCGGGCCGGCACCGTCCACGTGGGCGGCACGCTGGAGGAGGTGGCGTTCGCCGAGGGGGAGGTGGCCCGGGGGAGGATGCCGCAGCGCCCGTTCCTGGTGGTGGCCCAGCAGTACCTCGCCGACCCCGGCCGCTCGGCCGGCGACGTCCACCCCGTCCATGCCTACGCGCACGTGCCGCACGGCTACCCGGGTGACGTCGAGGGCCTGCTCGTCGCCGGGATCGAGCGGTTCGCACCGGGTTTCCGGCACCGGATCCTCGCTTCCGTCGCCACCGGCCCCGGTGAGCTGGAGCGCCGCAACCCGAACGACGTCGGCGGGGACATCTGCACCGGCGCCAACGGCCCGGTCCGGACGGTGCTGCGTCCGAGAACCGCGCCGCACCCGTACGACACGGGCATTCCGGGCGTCTACCTCTGCTCGGCGGCGACCCCGCCGGGCGCCGGGGTGCACGGCATGTGCGGTGCCAACGCGGCCCGGGCCGCCCTGCGCGCCGTGACGCGCGGTGGGCCCGGGTGA
- a CDS encoding lysozyme, which translates to MLSTSRSAGPTGTAAPSKSRRLPLLGALAAAVALVTGVTAPAYAAEPAPAPTTGGQADRHLPALHPELDFAGSTVAANEGRASTAGVAALAATQTPGLDVSSYQGNVNWASVKANGARFGYVKATEGTTYTNPYFAQQYNGSYSAGLIRGAYHFALPDRSSGSAQATWFVNHGGGWSRDGRTLPPALDIEYNPYGATCYGLGQSAMVSWIRSFSDTVHARTGRYPTIYTTTNWWSQCTGNNGGFGTTNPLWLARYGSTVGTLPNGWGYQTFWQYADSGTFPGDQNLFNGAYDRLQALANG; encoded by the coding sequence ATGCTCAGCACGTCCCGCTCCGCAGGCCCCACCGGTACCGCCGCACCCTCGAAATCCCGCCGTCTACCGCTCCTGGGCGCACTCGCCGCAGCCGTCGCACTGGTCACCGGCGTGACCGCGCCGGCCTACGCGGCCGAGCCCGCGCCCGCCCCGACCACCGGCGGGCAGGCGGACCGCCACCTGCCCGCCCTCCACCCCGAGCTCGACTTCGCCGGCTCCACCGTGGCCGCCAACGAAGGAAGAGCGAGCACCGCGGGCGTCGCCGCCCTCGCCGCCACCCAGACCCCCGGGCTGGACGTCTCCAGCTACCAGGGCAACGTCAACTGGGCTTCGGTGAAGGCGAACGGCGCCCGCTTCGGCTACGTCAAGGCCACCGAGGGCACCACCTACACCAATCCGTACTTCGCCCAGCAGTACAACGGCTCCTACAGCGCCGGCCTGATCCGCGGCGCCTACCACTTCGCCCTGCCGGACCGTTCCTCCGGCTCCGCCCAGGCCACCTGGTTCGTCAACCACGGCGGCGGCTGGTCCCGCGACGGCAGGACCCTGCCGCCCGCCCTCGACATCGAGTACAACCCCTACGGCGCCACCTGCTACGGCCTCGGCCAGAGCGCCATGGTCAGCTGGATCCGCTCCTTCAGCGACACCGTCCACGCCCGCACCGGCCGCTACCCGACGATCTACACCACCACCAACTGGTGGTCCCAGTGCACCGGAAACAACGGCGGCTTCGGCACCACCAACCCGCTCTGGCTCGCCCGCTACGGCTCCACCGTCGGCACCCTCCCGAACGGCTGGGGCTACCAGACCTTCTGGCAGTACGCCGACTCCGGCACGTTCCCCGGCGACCAGAACCTCTTCAACGGCGCCTACGACCGCCTCCAGGCCCTCGCCAACGGCTGA
- a CDS encoding PRC-barrel domain-containing protein, with product MSNDVNIWEFRSTSGYVTGSDLVDFRVEAVDGHIGKIDKLSEQADARYLVVDTGPWIFGKHVLLPAGTVVQVDFEERKAYVDRTKDEIKNGPEFDRDRHDHDDTDYQEKYAGYYGPFYGGPAI from the coding sequence GTGAGCAACGACGTCAACATCTGGGAGTTCCGCTCCACCTCCGGCTACGTCACCGGGTCCGACCTCGTCGACTTCCGGGTGGAGGCCGTGGACGGCCACATCGGCAAGATCGACAAGCTGTCCGAGCAGGCCGACGCCCGGTACCTGGTGGTCGACACCGGGCCGTGGATCTTCGGCAAGCACGTCCTGCTGCCCGCCGGCACCGTGGTCCAGGTCGACTTCGAGGAGCGCAAGGCGTACGTCGACCGGACGAAGGACGAGATCAAGAACGGGCCGGAGTTCGACCGGGACCGACACGACCACGACGACACCGACTACCAGGAGAAGTACGCCGGGTACTACGGTCCCTTCTACGGCGGACCGGCGATCTGA
- a CDS encoding DUF3995 domain-containing protein: MTIKHCGPGPTRPDLRRTPLPTPGGRPATGRRPTPGGRPATGRRPTPDGWPGAVAAAWGLLFAVPSFVWAAGSTLGARSTVSPSLLKLADDRVTWFVAVLWVTGFLKLFGALVGVGLTRRRGGRTSRPLVLCGGGAAVLLLWHGALFVGHGVLVEAGALTPAPDLVGLTRWYLYLWGPWFVGGGLAFAAATTRYVRRHEDRRGLRRFGAAGALGALLLSLASTVTGIG, encoded by the coding sequence ATGACGATCAAGCACTGCGGGCCCGGCCCGACCCGGCCGGACCTGCGTCGGACGCCCCTACCGACCCCGGGCGGGAGGCCGGCCACCGGCCGGCGGCCCACCCCGGGCGGGAGGCCGGCCACCGGCCGGCGGCCCACCCCGGACGGGTGGCCCGGGGCGGTCGCCGCGGCATGGGGGCTGCTGTTCGCGGTACCCAGCTTCGTCTGGGCTGCGGGCAGCACCCTCGGTGCCCGGTCGACGGTGTCGCCGTCCCTGCTGAAGCTGGCCGACGACCGGGTCACCTGGTTCGTGGCCGTCCTGTGGGTGACCGGATTCCTGAAGCTCTTCGGGGCGCTGGTGGGCGTCGGCCTGACCCGCCGGCGCGGCGGGCGGACCAGCCGCCCCCTGGTGCTCTGCGGCGGCGGAGCGGCGGTGCTGCTCCTCTGGCACGGCGCTCTGTTCGTGGGCCACGGCGTGCTGGTGGAGGCCGGGGCGCTCACTCCCGCACCCGACCTGGTCGGGCTGACCCGCTGGTACCTCTACCTGTGGGGGCCGTGGTTCGTCGGCGGAGGCCTGGCCTTCGCCGCCGCCACCACCCGGTACGTCCGCCGCCACGAGGACCGGCGCGGGCTGCGGCGCTTCGGCGCCGCGGGGGCGCTGGGCGCGTTGCTCCTGTCGTTGGCGTCGACCGTCACCGGGATCGGATGA
- a CDS encoding WGR domain-containing protein, which yields MPVAADEQVTYLELSEDAGSAHKFYEVRIAGVVVTVRYGRIGESGQEKSTSYPTVEKAAAAAAKKLGEKVRKGYAPAVRGVRQRRAVTRRAIVSSGSTARQAPVLWRFSSGAAAFGIFVGEEHAWVGNERGDVYILTHDGRVTGRYGLPDGVKCIVADDWWIYAGCDDGKVYDLGGKVPRVAYEIAEDVDIYWLDIHDGVLGVADARGGITTVDHEDEFQWRRKATGSDGWMVRCDDDGVFHGHSRGVARYAARSGDPVWHTPTEGEVLFGWQERDEVFAGTSRGWVHRLRKTDGSEAARYRCDAAVFSCASSPDGRYVFAGDNHSSVYCFAADGTRLWKLGTGCGSAYSMQYRDGRLYIVTTDGSLACLDASEQAVQAAEGGQVPQAAEVDGSGWQAAVAGTELEVVVAGSAGAAGGIEVECVQEGTRVRVRVVSAGFDRNRRVQFPKDIRVPGARYVVAEVLESGNGGFYRARGDIKRLL from the coding sequence ATGCCAGTCGCCGCCGACGAGCAGGTCACCTATCTGGAGCTGTCCGAGGACGCGGGCAGCGCGCACAAGTTTTACGAGGTCCGGATCGCCGGCGTGGTCGTGACGGTCAGGTACGGGCGGATCGGTGAGAGCGGCCAGGAGAAGAGCACCTCCTACCCGACGGTGGAGAAGGCGGCCGCCGCCGCGGCGAAGAAGCTGGGGGAGAAGGTCCGCAAGGGCTATGCCCCGGCGGTGCGCGGGGTGCGGCAGCGACGGGCGGTCACCCGCCGGGCGATCGTCAGCAGCGGGTCGACGGCCCGTCAGGCGCCGGTCCTGTGGCGCTTCAGCTCGGGCGCCGCGGCGTTCGGGATCTTCGTCGGGGAGGAGCACGCCTGGGTCGGCAACGAGCGCGGCGACGTCTACATCCTCACCCACGACGGGCGGGTCACCGGCCGGTACGGGCTGCCGGACGGGGTCAAGTGCATCGTGGCCGACGACTGGTGGATCTACGCCGGGTGCGACGACGGCAAGGTGTACGACCTGGGCGGCAAGGTGCCGCGGGTGGCGTACGAGATCGCCGAGGACGTGGACATCTACTGGCTGGACATCCACGACGGGGTGCTCGGCGTGGCCGACGCGCGCGGCGGCATCACCACCGTCGACCACGAGGACGAGTTCCAGTGGCGTCGCAAGGCCACCGGCTCCGACGGCTGGATGGTGCGCTGCGACGACGACGGCGTCTTCCACGGTCACTCGCGCGGCGTCGCCCGCTACGCGGCCCGCAGCGGCGACCCGGTCTGGCACACGCCGACCGAGGGCGAGGTGCTGTTCGGCTGGCAGGAGCGCGACGAGGTGTTCGCCGGCACCTCGCGCGGCTGGGTGCACCGGCTGCGCAAGACGGACGGCTCCGAGGCCGCCCGCTACCGCTGCGACGCCGCGGTGTTCTCCTGCGCGTCCTCGCCCGACGGCCGGTACGTCTTCGCCGGGGACAACCACTCCTCGGTCTACTGCTTCGCCGCGGACGGCACCCGCCTGTGGAAGCTCGGCACGGGCTGCGGTTCGGCCTACAGCATGCAGTACCGCGACGGCCGGCTCTACATCGTGACCACCGACGGCTCGCTGGCCTGCCTGGACGCGAGCGAGCAGGCGGTCCAGGCGGCCGAGGGCGGCCAGGTGCCGCAGGCCGCCGAGGTGGACGGCAGCGGGTGGCAGGCGGCGGTGGCGGGCACCGAGCTGGAGGTGGTGGTGGCCGGCTCGGCCGGTGCGGCCGGGGGCATCGAGGTGGAGTGCGTCCAGGAGGGCACCCGGGTGCGGGTGCGGGTGGTGTCGGCCGGGTTCGACCGGAACCGCCGGGTGCAGTTCCCCAAGGACATCCGGGTGCCGGGGGCCCGCTACGTGGTGGCGGAGGTGCTGGAGTCGGGCAACGGCGGGTTCTACCGGGCGCGCGGCGACATCAAGCGCCTGCTGTGA
- a CDS encoding vWA domain-containing protein codes for MSAGRAAVPDGPRGLDLDKLFAARLHAAKVRPYLATALFALHTVESQRVPTMAVDRHWRCYVSPVFVDRTPVEELAAVWVHEVSHLLRDHHGRSDRVAEERGLTGPGERLRMNIAADCEINDDAFGDGLVEPEGAVRPTSLGLPDGGLMEDYLRLFSLGPLTESLIWLDCGSGADGLEREWEFGPDGAHGLSAQERDAVRFRVAQGITARPGSAPQAWQRWAEEAFHPPQRWRELLGAAVRTAAAGSGAGEDYTYGRPSRRSAGLPGVVLPSLRRRPPRVAVVIDTSGSVSDAELGSALLEVAAIARAVGGRRDLVTVLPCDAAARVAHPLCRAEGIPLVGGGGTDLRTGFARALRGPSRPDVVVVLTDGQTPWPESRPPCRTVVGLFPRARTDSHLDEEDLDYEPEAPPEWAAVVQIG; via the coding sequence ATGAGTGCGGGCCGGGCGGCGGTGCCGGACGGGCCCCGGGGGCTGGACCTCGACAAGCTGTTCGCCGCCCGGCTGCACGCGGCGAAGGTCCGGCCCTACCTGGCGACGGCTCTGTTCGCGCTGCACACCGTGGAGTCGCAGCGCGTGCCGACGATGGCGGTGGACCGGCACTGGCGGTGCTACGTCTCACCGGTCTTCGTGGACCGCACGCCGGTGGAGGAACTGGCCGCGGTCTGGGTGCACGAGGTCTCGCACCTGCTGCGGGACCACCACGGGCGCAGCGACCGGGTCGCCGAGGAGCGCGGGCTGACCGGCCCGGGGGAGCGGCTGCGGATGAACATCGCGGCCGACTGCGAGATCAACGACGATGCCTTCGGCGACGGGCTGGTCGAGCCCGAGGGCGCCGTCCGCCCGACCTCCCTCGGGCTCCCCGACGGGGGTCTGATGGAGGACTACCTGCGCCTGTTCAGCCTCGGGCCGCTGACCGAGAGCCTGATCTGGCTGGACTGCGGCAGCGGCGCCGACGGACTGGAGCGGGAGTGGGAGTTCGGGCCGGACGGCGCGCACGGGCTGAGCGCCCAGGAGCGGGACGCGGTGCGGTTCCGGGTGGCGCAGGGCATCACCGCCCGGCCGGGCAGCGCGCCGCAGGCGTGGCAGCGGTGGGCCGAGGAGGCCTTCCACCCGCCGCAGCGGTGGCGGGAGTTGCTGGGCGCGGCGGTCCGCACGGCGGCGGCCGGCTCGGGCGCGGGCGAGGACTACACCTACGGCCGGCCGTCGCGGCGCTCGGCCGGGCTGCCCGGCGTCGTGCTGCCGAGCCTGCGGCGCAGACCGCCCCGGGTCGCCGTGGTGATCGACACCTCCGGCTCGGTCAGCGACGCCGAACTGGGCAGCGCGCTGCTCGAAGTGGCCGCGATCGCCCGGGCCGTGGGCGGCCGCCGCGACCTGGTCACCGTGCTCCCGTGCGACGCGGCGGCCCGGGTCGCGCACCCGCTCTGCCGGGCCGAGGGGATCCCGCTGGTGGGCGGTGGCGGCACCGACCTGCGGACGGGTTTCGCCCGGGCGCTGCGGGGCCCGTCCCGGCCGGACGTCGTCGTGGTGCTGACGGACGGGCAGACGCCCTGGCCGGAGTCGCGGCCGCCGTGCCGGACGGTGGTCGGGCTGTTCCCCCGGGCGCGGACCGACTCGCACCTGGACGAGGAGGACCTGGACTACGAACCGGAGGCCCCGCCGGAGTGGGCCGCCGTGGTGCAGATCGGGTAG